From Pelosinus fermentans DSM 17108, the proteins below share one genomic window:
- the yyaC gene encoding spore protease YyaC, giving the protein MEKKIAEKLIVNVNDSIVYPKMYHYMVNLLKQQEELEHRKIIILCIGSDRYIGDALGPLVGSYLVEHTICTVYGSLEMPVHAGNLVNVIQNIKEQHHQPIIIAVDACLGKNDEIGNIEIWEGSLEAGIAVGNKLPCIGTISIIGVVNASGYLGYLDLQSTPLSIVMKLSKCIGKVLGNAVHSIQNQ; this is encoded by the coding sequence ATGGAAAAAAAAATCGCTGAAAAATTAATTGTGAATGTAAATGATAGTATTGTTTATCCTAAAATGTATCATTATATGGTAAATCTATTAAAACAGCAGGAGGAACTAGAACATAGAAAGATTATTATCCTTTGCATTGGTTCAGATCGATATATTGGTGATGCTCTTGGTCCTTTAGTAGGATCTTATTTAGTAGAACATACAATATGCACCGTATACGGAAGTTTGGAGATGCCTGTTCATGCCGGTAATTTAGTAAACGTGATTCAAAATATAAAGGAACAGCATCATCAGCCGATTATTATTGCAGTTGATGCTTGTTTAGGAAAAAATGATGAAATTGGGAATATTGAAATATGGGAAGGCAGCTTAGAGGCTGGTATTGCTGTTGGTAATAAATTGCCATGCATCGGTACGATTTCTATTATTGGAGTAGTCAATGCCAGTGGATATCTAGGATATTTAGACTTGCAAAGCACCCCTTTGTCTATCGTTATGAAATTAAGTAAATGCATTGGCAAAGTGCTGGGGAATGCAGTACATTCCATACAGAATCAATAA
- a CDS encoding Na/Pi cotransporter family protein — MYVMIALLLIGITLLLGGIFFMRFGLQKLLWTKLQAFLGQLTSTPLRGLLVGTLAAAFMQSSTAVSLLTIGLVHAQYLSFYQGLGIILGANIGTCSTVQLMTIAIPEKLIIPLFLFFLLFTILCRKFRYFGMAISGLLSMFIGMSILSEALSNISEFTTVIDYLLASQENSLYGIVGGIIITLLFQSSSAATGVLMVLASDGIIDLTTATYVVYGNNIGSCLSSFIVGVTASLAAKRLAVAHILLNILGVIIFFPLTSVLTKIATSLTADFAGQVAIVHTLFNIISSLAVLPIIHQYANLVMLLIPKRR, encoded by the coding sequence ATGTATGTCATGATCGCTTTGCTTTTAATTGGTATAACCTTGCTATTAGGTGGTATTTTCTTCATGCGTTTTGGACTTCAAAAATTATTATGGACTAAACTGCAAGCCTTCTTAGGGCAACTAACTAGTACACCTTTACGCGGTTTATTGGTTGGCACCTTAGCGGCAGCTTTCATGCAAAGCAGTACTGCCGTATCTCTATTGACTATAGGCTTAGTTCATGCTCAATATTTATCATTTTATCAAGGTTTGGGAATTATCTTAGGTGCTAATATTGGCACATGCTCAACGGTACAATTAATGACAATTGCAATACCAGAAAAACTCATCATTCCTTTATTTCTGTTTTTTTTGCTGTTCACAATTCTTTGCCGGAAGTTTCGATATTTTGGTATGGCAATCTCAGGCTTATTAAGTATGTTTATTGGTATGAGCATCTTATCAGAAGCCTTAAGCAATATCTCAGAATTTACAACTGTCATTGACTATTTACTAGCATCCCAAGAAAATTCACTTTATGGCATTGTCGGCGGTATTATTATTACTCTTTTATTTCAATCCAGCAGCGCGGCTACTGGAGTGCTAATGGTCTTAGCCAGTGATGGTATCATCGACTTAACAACAGCCACCTATGTAGTCTATGGTAATAATATTGGCTCCTGCTTATCATCCTTTATCGTTGGAGTTACCGCCTCTTTAGCTGCTAAACGCTTAGCTGTAGCACACATTCTTCTTAATATATTGGGAGTTATTATTTTTTTCCCTTTAACTAGCGTGCTCACAAAAATAGCCACTAGTCTTACAGCAGATTTTGCTGGACAAGTGGCTATCGTACATACACTCTTTAATATTATTTCTTCATTGGCAGTGCTTCCCATTATACACCAATATGCTAATTTAGTAATGCTACTCATCCCCAAAAGAAGATGA
- a CDS encoding NlpC/P60 family protein: MTKFFRVVVFLLVLVSAGTVTCAAAAYHQGDQGDDIANIQAQLNALGYNAGSSDGDFGEMTANAVKDFQKDRGLDADGVIGMQTYRALMGREMPVSRDSSSAIIRRVVQAALSYQGVPYVFGGTSPNGFDCSGFTRYVFAQAGVYLPRAADEQYGVGQSVSYSRLQPGDTVFFTTYEAGASHSGIYVGNGKFISATSSRGVVIDRLDSGYWGARYLGARRVL, encoded by the coding sequence TTGACTAAGTTTTTTCGAGTGGTAGTGTTCTTACTAGTTTTAGTAAGTGCAGGGACTGTAACCTGCGCTGCTGCAGCCTATCATCAAGGTGACCAAGGAGACGATATCGCTAACATTCAAGCACAACTGAATGCTCTTGGTTACAATGCTGGTAGTTCTGATGGCGATTTTGGCGAAATGACAGCAAATGCAGTAAAAGATTTTCAAAAAGACAGGGGCTTGGATGCTGATGGAGTAATTGGCATGCAGACATATCGTGCTCTTATGGGCAGAGAAATGCCAGTAAGCCGTGATAGTTCCAGTGCTATCATACGAAGAGTCGTACAGGCAGCATTGAGTTATCAAGGCGTACCATATGTATTTGGTGGCACATCACCAAATGGTTTTGATTGTTCGGGCTTTACTCGATATGTATTTGCGCAAGCTGGAGTTTATCTGCCAAGAGCTGCTGATGAACAGTATGGAGTTGGACAGTCTGTATCGTACAGCCGTTTGCAACCGGGAGATACAGTGTTCTTTACTACATATGAAGCCGGTGCGTCTCATTCTGGTATTTATGTGGGAAATGGAAAGTTTATTAGTGCTACTTCTAGCCGTGGTGTCGTGATTGATCGATTGGACAGCGGTTATTGGGGAGCACGTTACTTAGGAGCGCGCCGAGTCTTATAA
- the aroH gene encoding chorismate mutase, with protein MAGGNAAIVAHAIVINPNLCIMYRGYKAVYIELFISKNVITERMINLLRGIRGATTVVKNESTEIIERVIELLTAIVQANEFEVEDIGAVIFSSTPDINATFPAIAARNIGWTEVPLFGTQEIDSPNGIPQCIRVLILLNTDLPQKEIKHIYLREAVVLRQDLKQESHVSES; from the coding sequence GTGGCTGGTGGAAATGCAGCCATTGTGGCTCATGCTATTGTAATAAATCCTAACCTTTGTATAATGTATAGAGGATATAAAGCAGTTTATATAGAATTATTTATATCTAAAAATGTAATAACAGAGAGGATGATAAATTTGTTGCGTGGTATCCGAGGTGCTACAACAGTAGTTAAAAATGAATCCACTGAAATTATTGAAAGAGTAATAGAGCTTTTAACTGCGATAGTACAAGCTAATGAATTCGAAGTGGAGGATATAGGTGCTGTAATTTTTAGTTCGACTCCGGACATTAATGCTACTTTTCCAGCTATTGCTGCTAGAAATATAGGGTGGACAGAAGTACCATTATTTGGAACACAAGAAATTGATAGCCCAAATGGTATTCCCCAGTGCATTCGGGTACTTATATTGCTAAATACAGATTTACCTCAAAAGGAAATCAAGCATATTTATTTAAGAGAAGCAGTAGTGTTAAGACAAGATCTTAAGCAAGAGAGTCATGTATCGGAATCATAA
- a CDS encoding sigma-70 family RNA polymerase sigma factor: MSFFMALAVSIVKSLSVLVSYVTNNTFPLPLSEKEEQIQLERLKNGDENAKNVLIERNLRLVAHIVKKFDNTGEDTDDLISIGTIGLIKAINTFDVAKKIRLATYAARCIENEILMHLRSTRRTRAEVSLYDPIGVDKEGNELTFYIYRYEVTIR; the protein is encoded by the coding sequence ATGTCTTTTTTTATGGCACTGGCGGTTTCTATTGTAAAAAGTCTTTCTGTGCTAGTTTCTTATGTAACCAATAACACATTTCCCTTGCCTCTTTCAGAAAAGGAAGAGCAGATACAGCTGGAGCGGTTGAAGAACGGTGACGAAAATGCTAAGAATGTATTAATCGAACGGAACCTAAGATTAGTAGCTCATATTGTTAAAAAATTTGACAATACTGGAGAGGATACTGATGATTTAATTTCCATTGGTACAATAGGTCTAATAAAAGCAATTAATACGTTTGATGTTGCTAAAAAAATTCGTTTAGCAACCTATGCAGCACGGTGTATTGAAAATGAAATATTAATGCATCTAAGAAGCACCCGGCGGACTCGTGCTGAAGTTAGTTTATATGATCCTATCGGCGTAGATAAGGAAGGAAATGAATTGACATTTTATATTTATCGGTATGAGGTAACGATCCGGTAA
- a CDS encoding DUF1540 domain-containing protein, producing MLAGVKCTVSNCKYWKNGEHCDASAIEVNVDGGGKAANQSEQTNCKTFYQK from the coding sequence ATGTTAGCTGGTGTAAAATGTACGGTTTCAAATTGTAAATATTGGAAGAATGGTGAACACTGTGATGCCTCTGCAATTGAGGTAAATGTGGATGGTGGGGGCAAAGCTGCTAATCAAAGTGAGCAAACAAACTGTAAAACCTTTTATCAAAAATGA
- a CDS encoding HyaD/HybD family hydrogenase maturation endopeptidase has product MKQITVLGVGNILMQDEGFGVRVVEQLLKQYSFPQNVQILDGGTLGMELLRFLIETDKLILVDAVAGSLPPGSLYHFQNNEVKAYFKEKVSMHELGIQDVLAILDVMEKPVQEIRILGVQPLTVDIGLEMTPIVAEKVDVIIEQILLVLHEWQVEVVKFDE; this is encoded by the coding sequence ATGAAACAGATCACGGTTTTAGGGGTTGGCAATATATTAATGCAGGATGAGGGGTTTGGTGTTAGAGTTGTAGAACAACTTTTAAAACAATACTCCTTTCCTCAAAACGTTCAGATCTTAGATGGCGGCACACTTGGCATGGAGTTGCTAAGGTTTTTAATTGAGACAGATAAGTTGATTTTGGTAGATGCGGTAGCTGGAAGTTTGCCGCCGGGATCTCTGTATCATTTTCAAAACAATGAGGTTAAAGCATATTTCAAAGAAAAAGTATCTATGCATGAGCTTGGTATTCAAGATGTCTTAGCGATATTGGATGTAATGGAAAAACCTGTACAAGAAATTAGGATATTGGGAGTCCAGCCATTGACAGTCGATATTGGATTAGAAATGACGCCTATTGTAGCTGAAAAAGTAGATGTAATAATAGAGCAGATATTGCTAGTGCTTCATGAATGGCAAGTAGAGGTTGTGAAATTTGATGAGTAA
- a CDS encoding Fur family transcriptional regulator — translation MKKLKEKGYRITPQRRIIMEKIVQTAGLLTADEIWNLVRQEYNDIGLDTIYRNINMLTENGVLIPITGMGKERTRYELAHANHHHHVVCVKCGKAVCIDYCPIDEEFIKLLRKSGYELIRHNVELLGLCSNCKTL, via the coding sequence ATGAAGAAATTAAAGGAAAAAGGTTATCGCATAACACCCCAGCGGCGTATCATTATGGAAAAAATAGTGCAGACTGCAGGTTTATTAACTGCAGATGAAATTTGGAATTTGGTACGTCAAGAATATAACGATATAGGCTTAGATACGATTTATCGAAATATTAATATGTTGACAGAGAATGGGGTGCTGATACCAATAACTGGAATGGGGAAAGAACGAACACGTTATGAATTGGCCCATGCAAATCATCATCATCATGTAGTTTGTGTAAAATGTGGTAAGGCCGTTTGTATTGATTATTGTCCAATTGATGAAGAATTTATAAAATTGCTTAGAAAGAGCGGATATGAACTTATTCGTCATAATGTAGAGCTATTAGGTTTATGTTCGAATTGTAAAACTCTGTGA
- a CDS encoding recombinase family protein: MSNLHNKDLEPSCFYLRKSREDQEAEARGDGETLAKHKKALFKIAKEHGITITKIFEEVVSGESIIHRPEMLNLLKEIELGKWKSVFCMDIDRLGRGKMQDQGLIIETFKQAQTKIVTPRKIYDLNNEWDEEYTEFESFMARKELKIITRRLQGGRIRSLEEGNYLGAVPPYGYLIEKKDRKRYLIKHPEQSEPTALIWKSYQLDMGANKIANELNQMGYLSYSGKKWSASSILAILKNPAYAGVNAWKKVASKKSTTRTGRETKRRPREEQIWIYDCHEPYITLEEFEQVQDMLSQKYHPPYQLLNGVTNPLAGLIKCDICGGSMIYRPYQHQQFPHLMCYNRHCMNKSCRFEYVERKLLEGLQLWLNSYRTQWDLFIPKEQCNTVNSREKVHHNFKKELKELEQQKDNLHDLLEKGIYDAATYLERLTKLSERIATAQKKIDKTALELSKEIQKEKSRKDIIPKIEKVLKTYEKSNDPTEKNKFLKSILEHATYRKEKWQKGDTFTLVLRPRLPQ; encoded by the coding sequence TTGAGTAATCTGCATAATAAAGACCTAGAGCCTTCTTGCTTCTATCTTCGTAAATCGAGAGAAGATCAAGAGGCAGAAGCAAGAGGCGATGGAGAAACACTTGCCAAGCACAAAAAAGCATTGTTTAAAATAGCTAAAGAACACGGTATAACCATCACCAAAATCTTTGAAGAAGTTGTCTCTGGAGAAAGTATCATTCACAGACCTGAAATGTTAAATCTACTAAAGGAAATTGAATTAGGAAAATGGAAATCTGTTTTTTGCATGGACATCGATCGTCTGGGCCGTGGCAAAATGCAGGATCAAGGCCTAATTATAGAAACCTTTAAACAAGCGCAGACTAAGATTGTAACACCACGCAAAATATATGATTTAAACAATGAATGGGATGAAGAATACACAGAATTTGAATCCTTTATGGCCCGCAAAGAGTTGAAGATTATTACCAGACGTTTACAAGGCGGTCGAATTCGCTCACTCGAAGAAGGCAATTATCTTGGAGCGGTTCCACCATATGGATACCTCATTGAGAAAAAAGATCGCAAGAGATACTTGATTAAACATCCAGAACAAAGTGAACCTACAGCATTAATATGGAAATCATATCAACTTGACATGGGAGCAAACAAGATCGCTAATGAACTAAATCAAATGGGATATCTGTCTTATTCAGGTAAAAAATGGTCTGCGTCATCAATTCTAGCTATTTTAAAAAATCCAGCCTACGCCGGTGTAAATGCCTGGAAAAAAGTAGCATCTAAGAAATCGACAACGCGTACTGGCAGAGAAACCAAGCGTCGCCCCAGGGAAGAACAAATCTGGATATATGATTGTCATGAACCATATATAACCCTTGAAGAATTCGAGCAGGTACAAGATATGCTATCCCAAAAATATCATCCACCCTATCAGTTGCTGAATGGAGTTACGAACCCGCTTGCTGGATTAATTAAATGTGATATATGTGGCGGTTCTATGATTTATCGACCTTATCAGCATCAGCAGTTTCCACATTTAATGTGTTACAACAGGCATTGTATGAATAAAAGCTGCCGCTTTGAATATGTTGAGAGAAAACTGCTTGAAGGTTTACAGCTATGGCTTAATAGCTATCGTACTCAATGGGATCTTTTTATACCAAAAGAGCAGTGTAATACTGTTAATAGTAGAGAAAAAGTCCATCATAATTTCAAAAAAGAACTAAAAGAATTAGAGCAGCAAAAAGATAACTTACATGATCTTTTAGAAAAAGGAATCTATGATGCTGCTACATACCTGGAAAGATTAACTAAGCTCTCGGAAAGAATTGCGACTGCACAAAAAAAAATAGACAAAACAGCATTAGAATTGTCTAAGGAAATACAAAAGGAAAAAAGCAGAAAAGATATTATTCCTAAAATCGAAAAAGTTTTAAAAACCTATGAGAAATCCAATGACCCTACAGAAAAGAATAAATTCTTAAAATCAATTTTAGAACATGCCACATATAGAAAAGAAAAATGGCAAAAAGGAGACACATTTACATTGGTCTTACGTCCCCGTTTACCGCAATGA
- a CDS encoding hydrogenase expression/formation C-terminal domain-containing protein — MSKEINQSPKARAILFEIYGALQRFIDTGETWSIFINKMSLASEERQEIRDFLGIGHIKIELLDSAEAAEWIESGISGIWYGVHYDQTKNPILETIEIGRFPQIASSQMEDVHRSLKKLQIGLLD; from the coding sequence ATGAGTAAGGAAATAAATCAATCGCCAAAAGCGAGAGCGATATTGTTTGAAATTTATGGTGCGTTGCAGCGTTTTATTGATACTGGTGAAACATGGAGTATCTTCATTAATAAAATGTCTCTTGCTTCAGAGGAGCGACAAGAAATCCGTGATTTTCTTGGGATAGGTCATATTAAGATTGAGTTGTTAGATAGTGCTGAAGCAGCTGAGTGGATAGAGAGTGGTATTTCGGGGATCTGGTATGGGGTACATTACGATCAGACGAAGAATCCTATCCTGGAGACGATTGAAATTGGAAGATTTCCTCAGATCGCTTCTTCGCAAATGGAAGATGTACATAGAAGTTTAAAAAAATTACAAATTGGATTATTGGATTGA
- the cybH gene encoding Ni/Fe-hydrogenase, b-type cytochrome subunit yields MKVRTVAVYYVFTIWTRIFHWLMVGAIAVLFCTGLYIGNPFYIGSQGVEPTFAVSNWASMSTIRFIHFAAAYILLASFIFRIYGFILHRGDRMLPKPWTKLFWTGMVDMGLHYSFLRSEHRPYLRNSMARAGYGGVYGMIFLEAFTGFAMYGQINPNSWLSKLFGPLNHLLVDEYIVHIIHHYVAWMIILFVIIHVYMATRADMSEKYGEISAMFSGVKFYDKEPDDVGDLKE; encoded by the coding sequence GTGAAAGTTCGTACTGTAGCAGTTTATTACGTTTTTACCATTTGGACGCGAATCTTTCATTGGTTAATGGTAGGTGCTATTGCGGTTTTATTCTGCACGGGCTTATACATTGGGAATCCTTTTTACATTGGCAGCCAAGGGGTGGAGCCAACTTTTGCGGTTAGTAACTGGGCGTCAATGTCAACCATTCGTTTTATTCATTTTGCTGCAGCTTATATACTGCTGGCATCGTTTATATTTCGAATTTATGGTTTTATCCTTCACAGAGGAGACCGTATGTTGCCTAAGCCTTGGACAAAATTATTCTGGACAGGTATGGTAGATATGGGGTTACATTACAGCTTTTTGCGCTCTGAGCATCGTCCTTATCTAAGAAATTCAATGGCACGTGCAGGATACGGCGGAGTGTATGGTATGATATTTTTGGAAGCTTTTACTGGTTTTGCTATGTATGGTCAGATTAATCCTAATAGCTGGTTATCCAAATTATTTGGACCTCTTAATCATTTGCTTGTGGATGAATATATTGTTCATATAATTCATCATTACGTAGCATGGATGATCATTTTATTTGTAATTATTCATGTGTATATGGCAACAAGAGCTGATATGAGTGAAAAATATGGTGAAATATCGGCTATGTTCTCGGGTGTTAAATTCTATGATAAAGAACCTGATGACGTGGGAGACCTTAAAGAATGA
- a CDS encoding metal ABC transporter ATP-binding protein, with protein MCEVKLFDIHFSYNTNVAIDNISLTISQGDFVAVVGPNGAGKSTMLKIIAGLIKPTRGQVQIGGKDIFTAKGHGLIGYVPQNYGKNVQGFPATVKEVVALGLTLGAAAAKKNHQAANHITNHMMELVGVENLRDRRIGELSGGQQQRVMVAMALAANPQLLLLDEPTSGIDYEASARIYELLGTLNKNLGITIVMVSHDIEKAVSWANKVACINRKLCFFGSSKEFDDTHAQSRHLWYYTGQ; from the coding sequence ATGTGTGAAGTGAAATTGTTTGATATTCATTTTTCCTATAATACCAATGTTGCGATCGATAATATATCTCTAACGATTTCACAAGGTGATTTTGTTGCTGTTGTTGGTCCTAATGGAGCAGGAAAAAGTACGATGCTCAAGATTATAGCCGGGCTTATAAAGCCAACAAGAGGACAAGTTCAGATTGGTGGGAAAGATATATTTACAGCAAAGGGACATGGGTTAATTGGTTATGTTCCCCAGAACTATGGGAAAAATGTGCAAGGATTTCCTGCAACTGTAAAAGAAGTTGTTGCTTTAGGTCTAACTTTGGGAGCTGCTGCTGCGAAGAAAAATCATCAGGCTGCTAACCATATTACAAATCACATGATGGAATTAGTAGGTGTAGAAAATCTGCGCGATCGGCGGATTGGTGAGCTTTCAGGAGGGCAGCAGCAAAGAGTAATGGTAGCGATGGCGTTAGCTGCCAATCCACAATTATTGCTCTTAGATGAGCCTACTAGCGGAATTGATTATGAGGCTAGTGCCAGAATCTATGAATTATTAGGAACATTAAATAAAAATCTTGGTATTACAATTGTTATGGTATCCCATGATATTGAAAAAGCTGTATCATGGGCAAATAAGGTAGCATGTATTAATCGCAAACTTTGTTTTTTTGGTAGCAGCAAGGAGTTTGATGATACGCATGCCCAATCACGACATCTGTGGTACTATACAGGGCAGTGA
- a CDS encoding metal ABC transporter permease: MEFFQYDFIQRALLAGLITGIVCPLIGSFVVVRRQSLIGDGLGHIAFAGVTGGYMVGLYPVVGALILTIAGAVGIELVRRRHIAFADMGLAIFFYAGAAMAIIFSTMTRMPSTGLLSFLFGSIITVSLTDVITIAGAGTLVLLIVYFLFDKLMLMSLDEDIANVAGINTGMINMLFSILTALVVVVGMTIVGILLVSALMIVPVATAHLLRVGFKATMGWAVIFSMLSVFIGLTSSFYLDIAPGGTIVMTAILLYIIMTIIRQCIAFNERRKEQISSSFGDE, encoded by the coding sequence ATGGAATTTTTTCAATATGACTTTATTCAAAGAGCATTGCTGGCAGGTTTAATTACAGGTATTGTATGTCCACTAATTGGCAGTTTTGTGGTGGTGCGCCGTCAATCTTTGATTGGAGACGGATTAGGGCATATTGCTTTTGCCGGTGTAACAGGTGGATATATGGTAGGGCTGTATCCAGTAGTGGGAGCTTTGATTTTAACGATAGCTGGTGCAGTAGGAATTGAATTAGTTCGTAGAAGGCATATTGCGTTTGCTGATATGGGGTTAGCAATATTCTTTTATGCTGGAGCAGCAATGGCTATTATTTTCAGTACTATGACACGAATGCCAAGCACAGGATTATTAAGTTTTTTATTTGGCAGTATTATTACCGTATCATTAACGGATGTAATAACAATAGCTGGTGCTGGTACTTTAGTCTTACTTATTGTGTATTTTTTATTTGACAAGCTAATGTTAATGTCCTTAGATGAAGATATTGCAAATGTGGCAGGCATTAACACCGGGATGATTAATATGCTGTTTAGCATATTAACAGCGTTGGTTGTAGTTGTTGGTATGACGATAGTTGGAATTTTGCTCGTTAGCGCCTTGATGATTGTACCTGTGGCAACAGCTCATTTATTACGAGTGGGATTTAAGGCGACGATGGGATGGGCAGTAATTTTTTCGATGTTATCTGTATTTATTGGGTTAACGTCATCATTCTATTTGGATATTGCTCCAGGCGGTACAATTGTCATGACAGCTATATTATTGTATATTATTATGACAATCATTAGGCAATGTATTGCTTTCAATGAAAGGCGAAAAGAGCAAATATCATCTTCTTTTGGGGATGAGTAG
- a CDS encoding glycosyltransferase family 2 protein: MKLISIVVPVFNEEENIQVFYQEVCKYMEPLPYSFELIFVDDGSKDATPFILERLAQQDTRVRGLIMARNFGHQLALTCGLDYAEGDGVITMDGDMQHPPEMLPLLLTRWEEGFEVVQTIRISTEGVPWFKSITSALYYKIINKLSKVHIQEGGSDFRLLDKAVVQSFRRFKERARFIRGMIGAIGYKQVLVEFVAPKRYAGASKFSLGRMLHFALDGITSYSKLPLRFAFYIGLLFALISFSVTMHVIYIKLFTLEAVPGWATITASILLLGGLQLLGLGIIGEYVGRIFEEVKQRPLYLVRAEYKRRKQE, from the coding sequence ATGAAGTTAATCTCAATTGTTGTACCTGTGTTTAATGAAGAGGAGAATATTCAGGTTTTTTACCAAGAGGTTTGCAAATATATGGAGCCGCTGCCATATTCCTTTGAATTGATTTTTGTAGATGATGGATCAAAAGATGCGACTCCTTTCATATTAGAAAGATTAGCTCAGCAAGACACTAGAGTACGCGGTTTGATTATGGCGCGTAATTTTGGACACCAATTGGCCTTAACTTGTGGACTTGATTATGCGGAAGGGGATGGGGTGATTACCATGGATGGGGATATGCAGCATCCACCGGAAATGTTGCCTCTCTTACTAACCAGATGGGAAGAGGGATTTGAAGTAGTACAAACCATACGAATTAGTACGGAAGGTGTACCCTGGTTTAAATCCATTACCTCTGCCTTGTACTATAAAATAATTAATAAATTATCGAAGGTACATATACAAGAAGGTGGTTCTGACTTTCGTTTACTAGATAAAGCAGTAGTTCAAAGTTTTCGCCGTTTTAAAGAAAGAGCACGCTTTATTCGCGGTATGATTGGAGCCATTGGCTATAAACAAGTTTTAGTAGAATTTGTTGCTCCAAAACGTTATGCAGGGGCATCGAAATTTTCTCTAGGTAGGATGCTGCATTTTGCTTTAGATGGCATCACATCGTATTCTAAGTTGCCACTTCGTTTCGCCTTTTACATAGGACTGCTTTTTGCCTTGATTAGTTTTAGTGTTACAATGCATGTCATCTATATTAAACTATTTACGCTAGAAGCAGTACCAGGCTGGGCAACGATTACAGCAAGTATTTTACTATTAGGTGGCTTGCAATTACTTGGATTAGGTATTATTGGTGAATATGTAGGTCGTATTTTTGAAGAAGTAAAACAACGTCCTTTATACCTGGTACGGGCAGAATATAAACGGCGTAAGCAGGAATAA